One window of the Oncorhynchus masou masou isolate Uvic2021 unplaced genomic scaffold, UVic_Omas_1.1 unplaced_scaffold_6750, whole genome shotgun sequence genome contains the following:
- the LOC135536885 gene encoding CD209 antigen-like protein E — MSKGVYEIPDRFEDDETDAMKNTDIDGQLYSNVGAFKPSPRDAGVVASEPDSSGKRPFLVAAVFLGLLCVLLLAGIIGLSVYYNRVIKDSEDKRKNLSQSLSLYKTNATAERDQLQTRYNNLTEEKDQLQTRYNNLTKEKGHIQLKLFVMEQHCQEGWRYSDSSLYFLSTEKKTWEESRQDCKRRGADLVIINSREEQTFVFNFHLRAWIGLTDSVTEGTWKWVDGTTLTTGYWSAGQPDDNGQEDCAEIYYGQDDPVKTWNDENCHKYHDWICEKVV, encoded by the exons ATGTCAAAGGGAGTCTATGAAATCCCAGATAGATTTGAAGACGATGAGACTGATGCAATGAAGAACACAGACATCGATGGCCAATTATATTCCAATGTAGGAGCCTTCAAACCCAGTCCAAGAGATGCTGGAGTTGTTGCTTCAG AGCCTGATAGCTCAGGGAAGAGACCCTTCCTAGTTGCTGCAGTGTTTCTGGGGCTGCTGTGTGTTCTCCTACTGGCTGGGATCATaggcctgtctgtctact ATAACAGAGTCATCAAAGATTCTGAGGATAAAAGGAAGAACTTGTCACAGAGTTTATCCCTATATAAGACTAACGCaactgcagagagagaccagctacagaccagatacaacaacctgactgaagagaaagaccagctacagaccagatacaacaacctgactaaagagaaaGGCCATATTCAGCTAAAGCTTTTTGTGATGG AGCAGCATTGTCAGGAGGGATGGAGATACTCTGACTCCAGTTTGTACTTCCTGTCTACTGAGAAGAAAACCTGGGAGGAGAGCAGACAGGATtgtaagaggagaggagcagacctggtgatcataaacagcagagaggaacag ACATTTGTCTTCAACTTCCACCTGAGAGCCTGGAttggtctgactgactctgttactgaggggacctgGAAGTGGGTGGACGGCACAACACTGACCACAGG GTACTGGAGCGCAGGACAGCCTGATGATAATGGGCAGGAGGACTGTGCTGAGATATACTATGGACAAGATGACCCTGTAAAGACATGGAATGATGAAAATTGTCACAAATATCATGACTGGATATGTGAGAAAGTGGTATAA